From Musa acuminata AAA Group cultivar baxijiao chromosome BXJ3-8, Cavendish_Baxijiao_AAA, whole genome shotgun sequence, one genomic window encodes:
- the LOC135646051 gene encoding uncharacterized protein LOC135646051 isoform X2: MAADVASDSDPLNPCCAKLRQKFLKLEGSRNALRQAVQILEQQLNKLESENANLKKVNREQENAEFHKRSKEEESSIIHTLEKQINELKSEISAYQQMETKDHSNSLDTHIAERDAEIKMLKESLVKEKMRGDAEKKKAEIATKKAADAKKLLDMEKSKCDDARKLANADKKKAEEVRLSLEKFKTEVNEARAKLVAERTKAHEFDKLIEEEKQKTIMEKKRAELERTKAEELSKILEVQRREARDDKVRVEHMKQMLEDEKQHKENLQRKLVEILSEREAASGCLCSRDKKLKGDTSAKPAVVKTLKEQLKFAKKQLKYAKRMTKLEKAEKKLISQQFHLLKQEFIQLSCHLKMLGDQISHVTEGTHSLGKIEDPLRYNLQNVSLGLRCSERDFQLGNCCCKGSFHIPGSTRECSCFAASGRQHARKITGTKSEVDPLTRDSSRNRPQSSTVCSTSTTCRDRELMGSQAIDATFLATSSKLAEGFSSHGLIIPNVPRADAEHVHNKMTASEAKKTHRSCIKKKTHRSGSVYEGNKFTDKIQVCGGGKKRKIHDPMASITSFCDKDNQVHLVERHFSGKNLMRTKGAPLKEICHQNSGMSKIINASRGLRTEMHGSFMSAEDRLGITHLQPSSQVRKDEIDIDCSMLPCFPCKSKISENNPLNIIEEIPAVSNDQADLVFLENGTREDCMKLLMLDDVDDERRYREAIERPLSPTLPVIKCPVVGLKGEDHSHYLIKEHFREPTNDKDTFETYHCFDVINGEINSNKFELVKPTPPVLKDNVGSVHASEESELNNARTFMRDLNKHEELNNFGHNHENNISSGAGKGFDMRDIDVTMNTTDFPPSIMKLRENLQAEPLVHHVIDPYVASALNVGSNASTRENDQHLASGNDSLGGEKSSQTGCHQTSNPGQIVRSESYVHVSAKQELVNPLGGNVGLEETTGFCDAFSDTEDENSISHIIQARNNIASEKTGCCVVFSHTKDEDSISRIIQARNNLASKNFGRSQVDCNIVEVLHSLALELDLQSEEKVCVFFSLLLGNIAVSLFANSGSIMVENVLQFTKSFATETSKGCLAVPFFSQDW; encoded by the exons ATGGCGGCGGACGTAGCCTCGGATTCCGATCCCCTGAATCCGTGCTGTGCCAAG CTTAGACAAAAGTTCTTGAAGTTGGAGGGAAGCAGGAACGCTCTCCGGCAAGCCGTGCAGATCCTCGAGCAGCAGCTTAATAAGCTTGAAAGCGAGAATGCGAATCTCAAAAAGG TAAATCGGGAACAAGAGAATGCAGAGTTTCATAAAAGGTCAAAGGAAGAAGAATCAAGTATCATACATACATTGGAGAAACAGATTAATGAATTGaagtctgagataagtgcttatcAACAAATGGAAACCAAAGATCACAGTAACTCACTGGACACTCATATTGCTGAAAGGGATGCAGAGATAAAGATGCTGAAAGAGAGTCTTGTTAAAGAGAAAATGAGAGGTGATGCCGAGAAAAAGAAGGCTGAAATAGCGACGAAGAAAGCTGCAGATGCAAAGAAGTTGCTGGATATGGAGAAGAGTAAATGTGATGATGCAAGGAAGCTTGCTAATGCTGATAAAAAGAAAGCTGAGGAAGTTAGACTTTCTTTGGAAAAATTTAAAACTGAAGTCAATGAAGCCAGGGCCAAATTAGTGGCAGAAAGAACCAAAGcgcatgaatttgataaattaattgaAGAAGAAAAGCAGAAGACTATTATGGAAAAGAAGCGTGCAGAGTTAGAGAGGACAAAAGCTGAAGAGCTAAGTAAGATTTTGGAAGTGCAACGTAGAGAGGCAAGGGACGATAAGGTCCGTGTAGAACATATGAAGCAAATGCTGGAGGATGAGAAGCAACACAAAGAGAACTTACAAAGGAAGTTAGTAGAGATTCTTTCGGAACGAGAAGCTGCAAGCGGCTGTCTATGTTCTCGGGATAAGAAATTAAAGGGTGACACAAGCGCCAAACCTGCTGTTGTGAAAACCCTGAAAGAACAACTAAAGTTTGCAAAGAAGCAACTAAAGTATGCTAAAAGAATGACTAAGCTTGAGAAGGCGGAGAAAAAGCTTATCAGCCAGCAATTTCATCTATTGAAGCAGGAGTTTATCCAACTCTCATGCCACCTGAAGATGCTCGGTGATCAAATATCTCACGTAACTGAAGGTACACATAGCCTTGGAAAG ATTGAGGATCCTTTGAGATACAATTTGCAAAATGTCAGCCTCGGTCTTAGGTGTTCGGAGAGAGATTTTCAACTGGGAAACTGTTGCTGCAAGGGTTCATTTCATATTCCTGGTTCAACGAGAGAATGCTCTTGCTTCGCTGCATCTGGACGACAGCATGCAAGAAAAATCACAGGTACTAAATCTGAAGTGGACCCTCTGACTAGAGATTCCAGTAGAAACAGGCCGCAGAGTTCTACAGTCTGTTCCACTTCCACAACTTGTCGTGATAGAGAGTTGATGGGCTCACAGGCAATTGATGCTACATTCCTGGCGACATCATCTAAACTGGCGGAAGGCTTCTCAAGTCATGGACTGATCATCCCAAATGTACCACGTGCAGATGCTGAGCATGTACATAATAAAATGACTGCATCTGAAGCAAAAAAAACACATAGAagttgcattaaaaaaaaaacacataggAGTGGATCTGTTTATGAAGGAAACAAATTCACAGATAAGATACAAGTTTGTGGTGgtgggaagaaaaggaagatacatGATCCAATGGCATCTATTACATCATTCTGTGATAAGGACAATCAAGTACATTTGGTAGAGAGACATTTTTCAGGGAAAAATCTGATGAGAACTAAAGGTGCCCCCCTCAAAGAAATTTGCCACCAGAATAGTGGAATGTCTAAGATCATTAATGCTTCAAGAGGTTTACGTACTGAAATGCATGGGAGTTTCATGTCTGCAGAAGATAGGCTGGGAATTACACATCTGCAACCTTCTAGTCAAGTtcgaaaggatgaaattgatatTGATTGTTCCATGCTACCATGCTTCCCATGTAAATCCAAAATTAGTGAAAATAATCCTTTAAACATAATAGAGGAGATTCCTGCTGTTAGCAATGATCAAGCTGATTTAGTTTTCCTTGAGAATGGAACTCGTGAGGATTGTATGAAGCTACTGATGTTGGATGATGTCGATGATGAGAGAAGATACAGGGAAGCAATTGAAAGACCTCTTTCACCTACTTTGCCTGTAATAAAGTGTCCTGTCGTTGGGTTGAAAGGAGAGGACCATTCTCACTATTTGATCAAGGAACATTTCAGAGAGCCTACAAATGACAAAGACACTTTTGAGACCTATCACTGCTTTGATGTAATTAATGGGGAAATCAATTCAAACAAGTTTGAGCTTGTAAAGCCAACACCTCCCGTATTGAAAGATAATGTAGGTTCTGTTCATGCATCTGAAGAATCAGAACTTAATAATGCACGTACATTTATGAGAGACTTAAACAAACATGAGGAGCTGAATAATTTTGGACATAACCATGAGAATAATATATCTTCAGGTGCTGGAAAGGGATTTGATATGAGGGATATAGATGTCACAATGAACACTACTGACTTCCCGCCATCTATCATGAAGTTGCGAGAAAATTTACAAGCTGAGCCTCTTGTCCATCATGTTATTGATCCATATGTTGCTTCTGCTTTAAATGTTGGGAGCAATGCTTCAACAAGGGAGAATGACCAACATTTGGCATCAG GAAATGACTCTCTTGGTGGTGAAAAATCTTCTCAAACTGGCTGTCATCAAACATCAAATCCTGGTCAAATAGTAAGAAGTGAAAGTTATGTTCATGTATCTGCCAAACAGGAGTTAGTAAATCCACTTGGAGGCAATGTTGGACTTGAGGAGACAACTGGGTTCTGTGATGCCTTTTCAGATACTGAGGATGAAAATAGTATATCACATATCATTCAAGCTAGAAATAACATTGCATCTGAGAAAACTGGGTGCTGTGTTGTCTTTTCACATACCAAGGATGAAGATAGCATATCACGTATCATTCAAGCTAGAAATAACCTTGCATCTAAGAACTTTGGGAGATCTCAAGTGGATTGCAATATTGTGGAAGTCCTTCACTCCCTGGCATTGGAGTTGGACCTTCAATCAGA GGAAAAAGTATGTGTTTTCTTTTCATTGCTATTGGGCAACATTGCTGTTTCACTGTTTGCAAATTCTGGAAGTATAATGGTTGAGAATGTTTTACAGTTCACAAAATCTTTTGCAACAGAGACTAGTAAAG GTTGCTTGGCCGTTCCTTTTTTCAGTCAAGATTGGTAA
- the LOC135646051 gene encoding uncharacterized protein LOC135646051 isoform X1 encodes MAADVASDSDPLNPCCAKLRQKFLKLEGSRNALRQAVQILEQQLNKLESENANLKKVNREQENAEFHKRSKEEESSIIHTLEKQINELKSEISAYQQMETKDHSNSLDTHIAERDAEIKMLKESLVKEKMRGDAEKKKAEIATKKAADAKKLLDMEKSKCDDARKLANADKKKAEEVRLSLEKFKTEVNEARAKLVAERTKAHEFDKLIEEEKQKTIMEKKRAELERTKAEELSKILEVQRREARDDKVRVEHMKQMLEDEKQHKENLQRKLVEILSEREAASGCLCSRDKKLKGDTSAKPAVVKTLKEQLKFAKKQLKYAKRMTKLEKAEKKLISQQFHLLKQEFIQLSCHLKMLGDQISHVTEGTHSLGKIEDPLRYNLQNVSLGLRCSERDFQLGNCCCKGSFHIPGSTRECSCFAASGRQHARKITGTKSEVDPLTRDSSRNRPQSSTVCSTSTTCRDRELMGSQAIDATFLATSSKLAEGFSSHGLIIPNVPRADAEHVHNKMTASEAKKTHRSCIKKKTHRSGSVYEGNKFTDKIQVCGGGKKRKIHDPMASITSFCDKDNQVHLVERHFSGKNLMRTKGAPLKEICHQNSGMSKIINASRGLRTEMHGSFMSAEDRLGITHLQPSSQVRKDEIDIDCSMLPCFPCKSKISENNPLNIIEEIPAVSNDQADLVFLENGTREDCMKLLMLDDVDDERRYREAIERPLSPTLPVIKCPVVGLKGEDHSHYLIKEHFREPTNDKDTFETYHCFDVINGEINSNKFELVKPTPPVLKDNVGSVHASEESELNNARTFMRDLNKHEELNNFGHNHENNISSGAGKGFDMRDIDVTMNTTDFPPSIMKLRENLQAEPLVHHVIDPYVASALNVGSNASTRENDQHLASGNDSLGGEKSSQTGCHQTSNPGQIVRSESYVHVSAKQELVNPLGGNVGLEETTGFCDAFSDTEDENSISHIIQARNNIASEKTGCCVVFSHTKDEDSISRIIQARNNLASKNFGRSQVDCNIVEVLHSLALELDLQSEEKVCVFFSLLLGNIAVSLFANSGSIMVENVLQFTKSFATETSKVISDATACQYFSEICQLDILLHLIDDFLITRRIMVCNGMESEQTCSSPLSSKSYQLNGQNVTEAAAKTYQLIAASILSASICAVFDQIGFLLEVSYKVLCLCKHDTNCNLLMLHIFAFAIGEKFFTMEKFNFHVSAIKSVVSLLESGHHSLLSFCSASDVDICFSPCKQCPFSKDAVCTEKNVSMLMDILQDSFAGSSSVGYSFTSSLYPLSESNPRLKEGICCSREPDSLGGQCEASCVLFKYGDYAVDFLNYTSKRALCYFVDIVSVVELFGCYMNWKWISDNLLLRLLNMLESYPPNEFSAAVVVLVGQLGRFGVDSGGYQQIGVPQLRNKLSSLLDTYAKGRSNLPDQLAVVGALVNLLPVSFEEIINGRLEHPVDTSHSHQIEPVKQWFSNLDKKLQILVSNFFGHADL; translated from the exons ATGGCGGCGGACGTAGCCTCGGATTCCGATCCCCTGAATCCGTGCTGTGCCAAG CTTAGACAAAAGTTCTTGAAGTTGGAGGGAAGCAGGAACGCTCTCCGGCAAGCCGTGCAGATCCTCGAGCAGCAGCTTAATAAGCTTGAAAGCGAGAATGCGAATCTCAAAAAGG TAAATCGGGAACAAGAGAATGCAGAGTTTCATAAAAGGTCAAAGGAAGAAGAATCAAGTATCATACATACATTGGAGAAACAGATTAATGAATTGaagtctgagataagtgcttatcAACAAATGGAAACCAAAGATCACAGTAACTCACTGGACACTCATATTGCTGAAAGGGATGCAGAGATAAAGATGCTGAAAGAGAGTCTTGTTAAAGAGAAAATGAGAGGTGATGCCGAGAAAAAGAAGGCTGAAATAGCGACGAAGAAAGCTGCAGATGCAAAGAAGTTGCTGGATATGGAGAAGAGTAAATGTGATGATGCAAGGAAGCTTGCTAATGCTGATAAAAAGAAAGCTGAGGAAGTTAGACTTTCTTTGGAAAAATTTAAAACTGAAGTCAATGAAGCCAGGGCCAAATTAGTGGCAGAAAGAACCAAAGcgcatgaatttgataaattaattgaAGAAGAAAAGCAGAAGACTATTATGGAAAAGAAGCGTGCAGAGTTAGAGAGGACAAAAGCTGAAGAGCTAAGTAAGATTTTGGAAGTGCAACGTAGAGAGGCAAGGGACGATAAGGTCCGTGTAGAACATATGAAGCAAATGCTGGAGGATGAGAAGCAACACAAAGAGAACTTACAAAGGAAGTTAGTAGAGATTCTTTCGGAACGAGAAGCTGCAAGCGGCTGTCTATGTTCTCGGGATAAGAAATTAAAGGGTGACACAAGCGCCAAACCTGCTGTTGTGAAAACCCTGAAAGAACAACTAAAGTTTGCAAAGAAGCAACTAAAGTATGCTAAAAGAATGACTAAGCTTGAGAAGGCGGAGAAAAAGCTTATCAGCCAGCAATTTCATCTATTGAAGCAGGAGTTTATCCAACTCTCATGCCACCTGAAGATGCTCGGTGATCAAATATCTCACGTAACTGAAGGTACACATAGCCTTGGAAAG ATTGAGGATCCTTTGAGATACAATTTGCAAAATGTCAGCCTCGGTCTTAGGTGTTCGGAGAGAGATTTTCAACTGGGAAACTGTTGCTGCAAGGGTTCATTTCATATTCCTGGTTCAACGAGAGAATGCTCTTGCTTCGCTGCATCTGGACGACAGCATGCAAGAAAAATCACAGGTACTAAATCTGAAGTGGACCCTCTGACTAGAGATTCCAGTAGAAACAGGCCGCAGAGTTCTACAGTCTGTTCCACTTCCACAACTTGTCGTGATAGAGAGTTGATGGGCTCACAGGCAATTGATGCTACATTCCTGGCGACATCATCTAAACTGGCGGAAGGCTTCTCAAGTCATGGACTGATCATCCCAAATGTACCACGTGCAGATGCTGAGCATGTACATAATAAAATGACTGCATCTGAAGCAAAAAAAACACATAGAagttgcattaaaaaaaaaacacataggAGTGGATCTGTTTATGAAGGAAACAAATTCACAGATAAGATACAAGTTTGTGGTGgtgggaagaaaaggaagatacatGATCCAATGGCATCTATTACATCATTCTGTGATAAGGACAATCAAGTACATTTGGTAGAGAGACATTTTTCAGGGAAAAATCTGATGAGAACTAAAGGTGCCCCCCTCAAAGAAATTTGCCACCAGAATAGTGGAATGTCTAAGATCATTAATGCTTCAAGAGGTTTACGTACTGAAATGCATGGGAGTTTCATGTCTGCAGAAGATAGGCTGGGAATTACACATCTGCAACCTTCTAGTCAAGTtcgaaaggatgaaattgatatTGATTGTTCCATGCTACCATGCTTCCCATGTAAATCCAAAATTAGTGAAAATAATCCTTTAAACATAATAGAGGAGATTCCTGCTGTTAGCAATGATCAAGCTGATTTAGTTTTCCTTGAGAATGGAACTCGTGAGGATTGTATGAAGCTACTGATGTTGGATGATGTCGATGATGAGAGAAGATACAGGGAAGCAATTGAAAGACCTCTTTCACCTACTTTGCCTGTAATAAAGTGTCCTGTCGTTGGGTTGAAAGGAGAGGACCATTCTCACTATTTGATCAAGGAACATTTCAGAGAGCCTACAAATGACAAAGACACTTTTGAGACCTATCACTGCTTTGATGTAATTAATGGGGAAATCAATTCAAACAAGTTTGAGCTTGTAAAGCCAACACCTCCCGTATTGAAAGATAATGTAGGTTCTGTTCATGCATCTGAAGAATCAGAACTTAATAATGCACGTACATTTATGAGAGACTTAAACAAACATGAGGAGCTGAATAATTTTGGACATAACCATGAGAATAATATATCTTCAGGTGCTGGAAAGGGATTTGATATGAGGGATATAGATGTCACAATGAACACTACTGACTTCCCGCCATCTATCATGAAGTTGCGAGAAAATTTACAAGCTGAGCCTCTTGTCCATCATGTTATTGATCCATATGTTGCTTCTGCTTTAAATGTTGGGAGCAATGCTTCAACAAGGGAGAATGACCAACATTTGGCATCAG GAAATGACTCTCTTGGTGGTGAAAAATCTTCTCAAACTGGCTGTCATCAAACATCAAATCCTGGTCAAATAGTAAGAAGTGAAAGTTATGTTCATGTATCTGCCAAACAGGAGTTAGTAAATCCACTTGGAGGCAATGTTGGACTTGAGGAGACAACTGGGTTCTGTGATGCCTTTTCAGATACTGAGGATGAAAATAGTATATCACATATCATTCAAGCTAGAAATAACATTGCATCTGAGAAAACTGGGTGCTGTGTTGTCTTTTCACATACCAAGGATGAAGATAGCATATCACGTATCATTCAAGCTAGAAATAACCTTGCATCTAAGAACTTTGGGAGATCTCAAGTGGATTGCAATATTGTGGAAGTCCTTCACTCCCTGGCATTGGAGTTGGACCTTCAATCAGA GGAAAAAGTATGTGTTTTCTTTTCATTGCTATTGGGCAACATTGCTGTTTCACTGTTTGCAAATTCTGGAAGTATAATGGTTGAGAATGTTTTACAGTTCACAAAATCTTTTGCAACAGAGACTAGTAAAG TGATTTCGGATGCAACAGCTTGCCAGTATTTTTCAGAAATTTGCCAGTTAGATATCTTATTGCACCTAATTGACGATTTTCTAATAACAAGAAGGATTATGGTGTGTAATGGTATGGAGTCAGAGCAGACATGTTCTTCACCTCTATCTAGCAAATCTTATCAGTTGAATGGGCAAAACGTGACCGAGGCAGCTGCTAAAACTTATCAGCTAATAGCTGCAAGCATCTTATCGGCCTCTATTTGTGCAGTATTTGACCAAATTGGTTTTCTTCTTGAAGTTTCTTATAAAGTTCTTTGTCTGTGTAAACATGATACAAATTGCAATTTGTTGATGCTGCACATTTTTGCTTTTGCAATTGGTGAGAAATTTTTTACCATGGAGAAATTCAATTTTCATGTGAGTGCCATAAAGTCAGTGGTTTCACTGCTTGAGAGTGGACATCATTCACTTCTGTCTTTTTGTTCAGCTTCTGATGTGGACATCTGTTTTTCACCTTGCAAGCAATGTCCTTTTTCCAAAGATGCAGTTTGTACAGAAAAAAATGTTTCCATGCTGATGGACATATTACAAGATTCTTTTGCTGGGAGTTCATCTGTGGGATATTcatttacctcatcattgtacccACTATCTGAATCCAATCCTCGACTTAAAGAAGGTATTTGTTGTTCAAGAGAACCTGATAGTTTGGGTGGTCAGTGTGAAGCATCATGTGTGTTATTCAAGTATGGAGATTATGCAGTTGATTTTTTGAACTATACTTCCAAGAGGGCCCTTTGCTACTTCGTTGATATTGTTTCTGTTGTTGAGCTATTTGGTTGCTACATG AATTGGAAATGGATATCTGACAATCTTCTTTTGCGCCTTCTGAATATGCTGGAATCATACCCACCAAATGAATTTTCAGCTGCGGTTGTTGTGCTGGTTGGGCAACTAGGAAG GTTTGGGGTTGATTCGGGAGGGTATCAGCAGATTGGGGTTCCACAACTGAGAAACAAGCTATCTTCTCTGCTTGATACATATGCAAAGGGAAGAAGCAACCTTCCTGATCAACTTGCTGTTGTTGGTGCTCTGGTTAATCTTCTTCCCGTTAGTTTCGAAGAAATAATCAATGGGCGCCTTGAACATCCAGTTGACACTAGTCATTCTCACCAAATCGAACCAGTAAAGCAGTGGTTTTCTAACCTGGACAAGAAACTGCAAATTTTGGTATCAAATTTCTTTGGACATGCTGATCTATAG